Within the uncultured Methanomethylovorans sp. genome, the region CGCTATCTCTTTTGGAGCTTTCGGCTTTCTTTCAGAAGTGATTGCAAATGAAGAGAATCCTGAAGTCTGAGCCTTAAATGTAGCAATACCCATAGCATTGCTTTCTAGAGTTGTAGGCATCACTTCCCACGCATTTCCAGTATATCTTTGCAGCTTTACGTCTTCTGGATCCACATTCATTTGTTTGAACCATGAACTATTGACCTTGAACATTATACTTGCATCTTTTATGTTGTTTTCACTAGCAAAACCAGCTTTTCCAACCCAGATGTTGATGTATTTATAGATAAATCCATCAGGAGTGCTGTTCGCAAATTTAGATCTACTGTTCAGTAGTTCTACAGTGGATGTTATCTCTCCAGAATTCTTAAGGGAATAGAAACTAACTGAATGAATAGGATTGCCTTCTCTTGAGAACTCATAAGTAACATTAGCATTAATTCCCAAGTATTCATTATCAACATCTTTCATGGCAACATTTTCAAAGTCTTCGGCACTACCTGCACCGCCACCTCCTCCGCCGCTGTTACTCTTTTTATCACTACTTCCTCCTCCGCCACCGCCGCCGGATGACTTACTTTTCAGGCTGACACTTACTGATTCACCCGCCAACCCATTAGCATTGTATGGAATCAAAGTATAGCTATAGGTTGTATCACTGGCCAGATTACTATCCATATAGGATGTTGCGCCTGTCACATTGCCAAGTAGAACATTGTTCCTGTATATGTCAACCTTTGATACATCAGCAGAATTAGTCCATGTTAATGTGATGGAGTTCGTAGTGATGTCTTTTCCTGAAAGTTCAGAGATGGTGGGAATAGTAGTTGGTGATTCTGAAACTGTTGCTGTTATTGCAGAATCGTTTGTCCATTCCTGATTTATGTTACCTGAATTATCCACAGTTTTGATGCTAAGAGTATGTGCTGTTCCTGCATCCAATCCAGTAAAATTATAGTACTCATCGGATGTATTTGTAATAAATATGCCATCAAGGTAGATCATTGAGTATTTAAAATCAGCATCATTCGGGTTTGTCCAAGTCCAATGAATCCAACTTTCACCGACATTATTTTCTTGTAGATCGGTAATAGGCGCAGGTGGTGTGATATCACTGGTATCCGTGGTGTCCTCGAGTGTTGCACTCAAGTGAAGGATTACAAAGCCATTATTAACATTAGCTATGTATGCATAACTATCTGCGACTGCAACACTATTTACATATTCTACTGTATCATAACTGCCAGCAAATTTAGGCAATGCCGGGTTACTGACGTTCAGAATAAGAATACCATCTTTTCCTTCGGATACGTATGCATAATTTTCTGAGACACAAATGCTATGTGCAAAAGTATCCTCATCATAACTACTAACGCGAGTTGGTGAAGAAGGATCAGTTACATCCAGAATAATTAATCCACTATTTTGGTCAGCAACATATGCATAATTATCTTTTACAGCAACATCATATGCAGCGTTGCAATTATAATTGCTCACAATATTTGGTGATTCCGGATTGCTAACATCTAGAATAACAAGACCATTTGAAGTGTCGGCAACGTATGCATAATTATTTACCACTGAAATATCCCATGCATCACCGGCTAGATCATAAGTGCCTACAAGTTTTGGTGAAGATGGGTTATTAATGTCAACAATAGAAATTCCATTGGCATAATCAGCTAGATATGCATAATTGCCTGATACGAAAACACCCAATGCATTACCAGTTGTACCACAAGTACCTGTAACTACTGGTGAAGCCGGATTACTAATGTCTACAATGGCGAGTCCCCCGTTGTGGTCTGCAATATATGCATAATTACCTGATACAACAACATCCCATGCTGTTCCTGCAGTATCACAGCTACCTACAAGGGTTGGAGATGATGGGTCACTAATATCCATAATCGCAAGACCATTTTCATGATTTGCTATGTATGCATAATTGCCTACTACAGCTACATCATAGATACTTTCACCATACTGAGTAATGAAATCTACTTCTATTTCATCTGCTGACGCTATTGTTGTTGAGAGCAGAAGAAACAGCAATAATATGTTAATTATATGACTTTTATTTTTTACTGGTACCACTATTTAGCCACCTCTTTAGTTATACTCACTTCCAAAGGCTTTGATTGTATTCGAAATCAGCTTTACATCATTTATATGTTTTTCTATATTGTTTTTAATCTTCCAACAAGTTGGTTTTCAATGGACTGTTAGGCATTGAAGATCTCATTCTTCATATGAAAATAATTAAATGGGCTTTTATGAGAGTTATTTCCAATAAATTACCAATGAATGTACTATTGTACAAAATCATTAAAGATAAATATGATTATATCAAACACTAGTAGATAATTTCTATCTAGGGTGATACGATTGGGAACTGCTTTAAAAATTAGGAGGGAAACAGAGTACTATAATGGTTGTATTCGTTTCAAGATTGCTGTTGACAACGATAGTTTTTCTGCAGCTATTGATGTGATGCTTGACATAATCTTTGATGATAAGCTACTTCATATAATTAAATATGACCACACTGTGAAAAACGGGAAGTTTGATCTTGGTAACATCTTTGGAAAAAATGCAAAGACCCTGACTATCGTTTTTGAACCTCTTTCATGTTCTAAAGCTGCAGACATTAAATGCCAGGTTACATATTCGGATCATGAAGGCAATATGAACTCTCAGTTCATGGACCCTAAGACGATCAGTGTGGTTTGCCCCATGATGAAGACTGATTCCGACATCAATATTGGCAGGCTAAAAGAATTGGTTGAGCAGTTGCCAACCCGAGGCAGCCGAATTTATGATATACAAAGTGATTTTGAAATGGCAAAATTAACTCGTATAGTACGCGAAGTAATTGAAAAACGCGATGTAAAGTGCATCAGCACTCTGAATACACCTGACAAGAAGCAGTCTGAAACATGGTATTATGGCAAAACAATTGTTACCAAAGAAGATATTGTCCTCAAGATTTCTATTCT harbors:
- a CDS encoding PGF-pre-PGF domain-containing protein; translation: MVPVKNKSHIINILLLFLLLSTTIASADEIEVDFITQYGESIYDVAVVGNYAYIANHENGLAIMDISDPSSPTLVGSCDTAGTAWDVVVSGNYAYIADHNGGLAIVDISNPASPVVTGTCGTTGNALGVFVSGNYAYLADYANGISIVDINNPSSPKLVGTYDLAGDAWDISVVNNYAYVADTSNGLVILDVSNPESPNIVSNYNCNAAYDVAVKDNYAYVADQNSGLIILDVTDPSSPTRVSSYDEDTFAHSICVSENYAYVSEGKDGILILNVSNPALPKFAGSYDTVEYVNSVAVADSYAYIANVNNGFVILHLSATLEDTTDTSDITPPAPITDLQENNVGESWIHWTWTNPNDADFKYSMIYLDGIFITNTSDEYYNFTGLDAGTAHTLSIKTVDNSGNINQEWTNDSAITATVSESPTTIPTISELSGKDITTNSITLTWTNSADVSKVDIYRNNVLLGNVTGATSYMDSNLASDTTYSYTLIPYNANGLAGESVSVSLKSKSSGGGGGGGSSDKKSNSGGGGGGAGSAEDFENVAMKDVDNEYLGINANVTYEFSREGNPIHSVSFYSLKNSGEITSTVELLNSRSKFANSTPDGFIYKYINIWVGKAGFASENNIKDASIMFKVNSSWFKQMNVDPEDVKLQRYTGNAWEVMPTTLESNAMGIATFKAQTSGFSSFAITSERKPKAPKEIATQQTNSTVSMNSTALKAKASEETKAPGFEILVAVTGLLAAYSKRKQ